A stretch of the Sphingosinithalassobacter tenebrarum genome encodes the following:
- the coaE gene encoding dephospho-CoA kinase (Dephospho-CoA kinase (CoaE) performs the final step in coenzyme A biosynthesis.), giving the protein MITLGLTGSIGMGKSTVAAMFAEEGVPVFDADAVVHHLQGPGGRLVAEIEAEFPDTTTELGVDRTMLGEAVFGDPDALKRLEAIVHPAVGRERRRFLEQNAEKPLVLLDVPLLFETGGVDHVDKIAVVSAPAEVQRARVLARPGMTETRFEAIRAKQMPDAEKRARADYVIPTGGSHDETRDAVRAVIACLVGTAGG; this is encoded by the coding sequence ATGATCACACTTGGGCTCACCGGATCGATCGGCATGGGCAAATCGACCGTTGCCGCGATGTTTGCCGAGGAAGGCGTGCCGGTATTCGATGCCGATGCCGTGGTACATCATCTTCAGGGCCCGGGCGGCCGGCTGGTTGCCGAGATCGAAGCGGAATTCCCGGACACGACCACCGAGCTCGGAGTTGATCGCACTATGCTGGGCGAAGCCGTGTTCGGCGACCCGGATGCGCTGAAGCGGCTCGAGGCGATCGTGCATCCGGCGGTGGGCCGGGAGCGCAGGCGGTTCCTCGAGCAAAATGCCGAAAAGCCGCTTGTCCTGCTCGATGTTCCGCTGCTCTTCGAAACCGGCGGCGTCGACCATGTCGACAAGATCGCGGTCGTTTCGGCTCCGGCGGAGGTGCAGCGCGCCCGCGTACTCGCCCGGCCGGGCATGACCGAAACGCGCTTCGAAGCAATTCGCGCCAAGCAGATGCCCGATGCTGAAAAACGCGCTCGCGCGGATTATGTGATTCCGACCGGAGGATCGCATGACGAGACACGCGATGCCGTCCGCGCCGTGATCGCTTGCCTAGTCGGCACCGCAGGAGGATAA
- the aroE gene encoding shikimate dehydrogenase, whose protein sequence is MTAPLAEVIGDPIAHSKSPLIHRFWLDALGISGRYEACRVAAEGLGDYFVERRDRPEWRGCNITIPHKQAALDHVEDRGDVRASIGAINTVFRDEDGVLVGTNTDAAGFYAPLSGSDWNGAHAVVIGAGGASRAVLFALARMGFERVTIRNRNVLKAGALLGSFGLKGDAVPHDAPLPPADLLVNASPLGMQGQPPLDIDLGVLPDDAVVYDIVYAPLETPLLAQARARDLATVDGLEMLIGQAAAAFALFFGAEPPRDRDAELRALLTA, encoded by the coding sequence ATGACAGCTCCGCTCGCCGAAGTGATCGGCGACCCTATTGCGCACAGCAAGTCGCCGCTGATTCATCGGTTCTGGCTGGATGCGCTGGGTATTTCCGGGCGTTATGAAGCCTGTCGAGTCGCGGCAGAAGGGCTTGGCGACTATTTCGTCGAACGGCGCGACCGGCCCGAATGGCGCGGCTGCAACATCACCATTCCGCACAAACAGGCCGCGCTCGATCATGTCGAGGACCGTGGCGACGTGCGCGCGAGCATCGGTGCGATCAACACGGTATTCCGTGACGAGGACGGCGTGCTCGTCGGCACCAATACCGATGCCGCCGGATTTTATGCGCCGCTTTCCGGCTCTGACTGGAACGGTGCGCATGCCGTGGTGATCGGGGCGGGAGGTGCTTCGCGTGCGGTATTGTTCGCGCTCGCCCGGATGGGGTTCGAACGGGTAACGATCCGCAACCGCAATGTCCTGAAAGCAGGCGCGCTGCTGGGCAGTTTCGGGCTGAAAGGCGATGCCGTGCCACATGACGCGCCGCTGCCGCCAGCCGATTTGTTGGTGAATGCCAGTCCGCTAGGCATGCAGGGGCAGCCGCCGCTGGATATCGATCTTGGCGTGTTGCCCGACGATGCCGTGGTTTACGACATTGTATATGCCCCGCTCGAAACCCCGCTGCTCGCTCAGGCGCGGGCGCGCGATCTGGCGACCGTTGACGGGCTCGAGATGCTGATCGGCCAGGCCGCGGCCGCCTTTGCCCTGTTTTTCGGTGCCGAGCCGCCGCGCGACCGCGACGCCGAACTGCGCGCATTGCTGACGGCATGA
- a CDS encoding Maf family protein yields the protein MTLVLASQSASRRAMLDAAGVPHEAVVAQVDEESATESLVADGIAPRDLADALAELKACKVSRLAPTALVLGCDSVVALEDGTLLEKPKSRDHAADQLRAMSGRHHDLFSAAVISEGGRPIWRHVDRARLHVRTLGEDFIAAYLDAEWPEIQWCVGGYRLEAVGAQLFSRIDGSHFTILGMPLLPLLDFLRVRKVIAT from the coding sequence ATGACTCTGGTTCTCGCTTCGCAAAGCGCGTCGCGCCGGGCGATGCTCGATGCTGCCGGGGTGCCGCATGAAGCAGTGGTGGCGCAGGTCGACGAGGAATCGGCAACGGAATCGCTCGTCGCCGATGGGATCGCGCCGCGCGACCTTGCCGATGCGCTCGCCGAATTGAAGGCGTGCAAGGTGTCGCGACTGGCACCGACCGCGCTGGTGCTCGGCTGCGATTCGGTCGTCGCGCTGGAGGACGGCACGTTGCTCGAAAAGCCGAAATCGCGCGATCATGCCGCCGATCAGCTGCGTGCCATGTCCGGCCGTCACCATGATCTGTTCAGTGCCGCAGTGATTTCGGAAGGCGGGCGACCGATCTGGCGCCATGTCGATCGGGCACGCCTGCATGTCCGTACGCTGGGCGAGGACTTCATCGCTGCCTATCTCGACGCCGAATGGCCCGAAATCCAGTGGTGCGTTGGCGGCTATCGGCTCGAAGCAGTCGGTGCGCAGCTATTCTCGCGCATCGACGGAAGCCATTTCACCATATTGGGCATGCCGCTATTGCCGCTGCTCGACTTTTTGCGCGTACGTAAGGTGATTGCGACATGA